Proteins co-encoded in one Bradyrhizobium sp. 170 genomic window:
- a CDS encoding histone: MAKKSKKGKKAKKAKKAVVAKKKKSARKASKKAAKKSAKKAVKKGAKKSAKKAAKKSKAAAPKKAAKKSPAKKRKAAAKPAAPKAEPAMAAPEPEPAPAPSWATPEPSTPSWGSGSSNGGDHN, encoded by the coding sequence ATGGCGAAGAAGAGTAAGAAGGGCAAGAAGGCTAAAAAGGCCAAGAAGGCCGTAGTGGCGAAGAAGAAGAAGTCCGCCAGGAAGGCGTCGAAGAAGGCCGCGAAGAAATCGGCAAAGAAGGCTGTCAAGAAGGGCGCAAAGAAATCCGCCAAGAAGGCCGCCAAGAAGTCAAAGGCTGCGGCACCGAAGAAGGCCGCAAAGAAGAGCCCGGCGAAGAAGAGGAAGGCGGCTGCCAAGCCCGCCGCTCCCAAGGCGGAGCCCGCGATGGCGGCGCCCGAGCCGGAGCCCGCCCCCGCACCGAGCTGGGCTACCCCGGAGCCGTCCACACCCTCATGGGGATCCGGCTCGTCCAACGGCGGCGACCATAACTAG